The genomic window GTGCCTGTCTATCACTTCTAAATCTGTTGCTGAACACAAGCCAGCCACACTCACCTTTACTGCATTCTTTTACCACCATCAAGATTTTACATGCGTGTCCAGTtgcagctcagctctgagtgTGAGGAAGCTTCTAATTCACTATTTATAGCTGCTGCTCCCTTACTGTATGTGCATTCATTACAATAAACCAGAAAGACTGGATTTCAGGATTCAAAAATCTCTGTTCAAGTCATCAAGCATGGCTGTGAACATGAGCGCCACCTGACCCGCTCATAACAGAAAATGAAAGCTGATTGTGCCTCACAAGGTGATGGCCTGGAGCTCTCACCGGAAGCAGGGAGGGCAGAACAGGGGAAGTGGTGATTCCAGCCTGAGGTGGTGAGGGAGTGGGTAGATGAGGAGAGGGTGGACACGCCTGGCTAGCTGGGGCAGCCATAATGTCGCTCACACTGTGGCTCTCTCGCCACCCGTGTCAACACTGATGACTTCAGTGTGTGCCCTTGTGAGCTCACCTTGCTAGAAGAGATGCAGGAAGTGGGATTAGAGCTGTGACAGTGTCGAAGAGGATGAGTGTGTCATACCTGCActggagggaggtggaggaaggaggggtgGGTTTGGGATGGGGGGGGGTGGCATCTATtaatgtgttcacacacacacacacatgcagctgctAATACCTCAGGGTTATCTCTTTCATCTGTGTTTATGAAGCAGAGCCTCTGTCCATGCCTGAACAGTGACAGAGCGGAGACTTCCTGTTCCATCtagaagactgtgtgtgtgtgtgtgtggtcacgtTGTGTATAATAGTCTCAGGAAACGTTTGTGAAAGTTCATTTTGAATCTTCTGAAACCTGGTGATGCTGTCTGAGGTGTTCTGCTGCCACAAAAGTATTCTGAATACATTTAGTATCAGTCCATTCAAACCCTGTCAGTGCTGAGGGCCTCACAGCACTCCCTGTGTTGGGAGTAAGATCAAGTCAAACCTAATGTCCACGTTTTCCAAAGTGCTTTTTAGTTCGTCTTTCGGCACCTGCACTAACTTCGTTGACAGGAGCTTTCATGAGGAAACTTCACTGAACTGGTATTCTAAGTTCTGCACAGGACCCCTAAAATCATGAACAAATAAGAGAAAGCTTCATAAATTTGAATTTTTAGAAGCTTAGCTAAATcgaattttatttaaaaataacacttATTTTTTGGGGGGATTCGTTTACCCAACTGTGATTGAAAAGATCCCTAAAGCACttctattaaaaacaaaacatctaaaTGTCGTGAGGAGTATGATTCAGACGGAAAATGAAATTGAAATCGAGCTGATGATTCAACTCGTTTATGGTGAGGAAAAACTGAAACAGCGATGCAGCAGTGGGCGATGCTTTCTTAAATATTTCTTGAGGTTTTCGCTAAATTacaataaatcacattttgttAAGAAATCACCTTTAACTTTATCACGTCTGAGCCTACTGAAAATGATTGCTGTCTTTCCTTCGTACAGAAAACTATTATAAGGAAAATAAGGaagaattttttaaaataagattAACATaagttttgtattattattttcacgtgtaaaaaaatctgttttatcgCTACATTATGATAAATATAAACCTGTTAAACACTGATGCGTTGTCAGAATATACAAATATAGGCTATATGTCAGATATGTATAATTAATTATTTGCCAAATTAACGCTGTGTGTCACCATTTTAACGTTGAATGagttacaaaacaaaagcatatCATTAATTATTAATATGCGCAGAATAAAGACTGATATTTCCAAACAGAAGCACATTAACACAAATTTATTTCCagttgacatttttaaatattttgctcattgatttttgtttgcttttgcttttttgtaaaggtgtgtgtgtgtgtgtgtgcttgtgtgtgattCTTAGCCTCTGATGAGGGCATGGCTCTTTCATATCTGGAGCCTATCACGTCCTCCCTCCGCATCAGACACACCTCCAAAATATGACCACTTAGAAAATGTATATATCACAGGTTAGACAGGCGGGCATGCGATTGAGTCACTGCAGCGACTCCACACGTCAAAAAGACAAGAGGGCCAATCAAAAGTTTATAGATAAATTGTCTGTGGGATGTTTTAATATCACAGACTCTGAGCGACCGAGAATTTAGGGCATGTCCGTGCGCTTTGAGTCCTAGGTGAGGGTACCGTAGTCCAGACTGAACTGTtatatcatttctttttttttattattgcacATGCTCTCATCCAACTGGACGCCTGAGTGCAAACGTATGACATTTGACACAGCCCGGGAGAGGGGCTGCAAATGGGCGGCATAGGTGGCAACCTCTACCTCAGCATGTTGAATGGGACTGAAACGCAAACTTTCGGAAAGAACGCCGACCTCAGCAGTCACCTCCACCGCGGCGGTAAGGATCTAGCCGAGTTTAAAATGGGAATTCAGGACACGAGGTTTTACTACCCGGACTCTGTTCAGAGCGGGCAGGACGCTCTAGCTCTGCCGTACCACTCGGAACAGGCGGTGGGAGGGTACGGAGCGCAACCCGGCAGGTTTTACGCACAGACCTTCAGCAGCTGTCCGTATGGCGGCGTGCGCTCTCCGCCAAGGAGCGCAGCCGGGCAGGGTTACATCGCGGCGACGGGAGACGGTTTTCCCACAGGGGGGAAAGATGTGTACTCTCCTCCTCCGGAGAATTACTCCGCCGGCTTTCAGCACGGTTACCAGAGAGCGCCTCTATACCCTCTACCTGGGCTACAGGTGTGTGGGAAGACTCAGGCTCTGCTCAATAACTACCCGCTGTGGGCCAAGTTCCACAAGTTCCAAACCGAGATGATAATCACCAAACAGGGGAGGTAAGTCTGCCTGACATCAAACACGAAGGATTTTTAAGACTTGGCACTTTTTGAACGAAAGAACAGAAAATTTCACTTCGCTGCCCTCTTTGCAACTTTATAGATTACTCATCATACCAGTCTTATCTTTGAGCATGAGCAGccaccacatcacatcacagcaacacaacacaacgcaGTTTTTTCTCAGAATTAACCTTGTCAAAAAGATTTGTCACAATATATGACGAATTTTTAAATTGCTCAATATTGTCATAAATCCTCGATGTatgtcttaaaaaaataatgtcgAATTTTTAAAGTAATTAATTCAAAGTTTTGACCTGATCAAAATTGCCTAAGTAAAAAAAACTGCGCTGGCTGATGCCTGACCTCTATAAAGACTGCCTTCATTTTACCTTCTTTGCTGTAAGAATACTATATTCCTCATATCTTTAAATTACTTCTTTTCAAAATATTTaatctaaaaaaacatttaacaccAAACTGTTGCAGCCTGcatatctgttcagactgaaAGAATAAATCCAAATAtcatctttaaaaaatacaacataaacCCAATTTGAGCAGCAGCGTCACAGGAGCCAGGTCTGAGCAGAGCAGAAAGCTCCTGACCTGAGACTGCGCTGCCGGGCCCGTCTGATAGGTCACCGAGCATTAAGATGCAGTCATGTCGATGAGGATTAATTCACTAATATGCGACACTTGTGTTTGACAGAAGGTTTCAGGCCATAGGTTTCTCATGGTGGGATCTGAAACCTCGGTAACCTAACAGGAAACTGATATTTTTAATGACTCCACTGTTATTAAACTTCAGGgggaaaaacatattttaatttattcatatttattattttgtgtgtgtgtgtgttgcttccACGCACCTATGGAGATTTAAAACAGGGGGTGAATGGTTTTAAATCAAATTTTAGTTCAACCTGCTGCAGCCTGTATTTTTGCAAAAACATAAGGGTTAAATATTTGGCTGCCTAAAGAgctacatttttaaattattaattcttttttaaatagtttCCTTGCATTTTTAAGCTTaagcaaatacaaaaaaaacaaaaaaaagcatacTGTTTACTAAAATTTCTAGTTTGTGTATAATTTTTTTGTGGAAGAACACAAAAACTCTCACATTTTACTGCATTTCTATAAATGTTAGTAACCAGTATCAGTAAATAAACTGTCAGTGGTCATTGTAAGAATCAGAAAGAATCAGATACAAAGATTGCCCGCAGTGATGACAGGGTTGGTGAAATGGCTGCAGAGGTGTTATCCTTCCacatgtgacaaaaaaacaagttttcATGTTGTGTACAAAACCACAGACCTCATATTACGAAAATGTCAAATCCTGACGCTATAATTGTCATTTCCCTTTAATCTTAGCATCCTTCCTTCCATGCTGAACTTCTGATGAAGGTGTCAAgaacagtgaaaaaaaatcagcaggaTTTTTTTAGAGAAGTTGAGCAGAATATCACAGGCCAGCTCTTGAAATTTTTATCCTGGTTCAAGGTTCTCACCGTAATTTTGCTGTGATTTTAGAGAGGGGGTCTGCAATGTTAATCAAAACCTTGGTATCTATAGGAGAAAGGGTGAGAGAAGCTCCAGAGGAATGTAGAGAGAAGGGTCAAACACCAGCGAGGCTTCAGATGGCCACGCTGAGGAGGTGAGGCGCCTTTGAAGTGCAGGAAGTAAAAGACTAgagtctctttttttctgctttcttcagCCTCCACTCGGTGCTGGCTGTATAGCCTGACAGATCTCTCAGAAGTTTTGCACATGTACCACACCTGGGGCTTTGAAATCTAGACACATTTACACGACCTGCAGCAAAGGACGGGCATGAATTCATCTGTGAGTTAAATTCAGATCACCTCACTAGGTGATGCCACTTCAGGCTCTCCTCAGTTTGTGCTTAAGTACTGAGACAAAGTTCATGAGCGAGGTGTCGGCGTAAACACATCATCTGAAGCTACAGCTCCAACTAATTAATGAAACAAAGGACGTTTTTGTGCTAAAAATGGGGGTTTCTGAAAAAATGAAGTGACTAAAGCTGAACAGAGAGAGTAAAGCTTTTTTCCTTGTTCATTTGTTTGGTCATTGCTTATCCTACACCTGCTCTCACTTTAGATATGAGTCAGGAAGGCAGGCTTCTCCCTGCAGTAGTTTCCAAGAAGTACACGCATTTATGTTGAAAATTTTATTTTCAAGAGTTTTCAAGTGTGAAGACGAAGAAGCTTCAGGTAAATGCCTGCTTGACCGAACAAGCAAAGAAGGaaacctgaggaggagaaagaggaaagtCCTGAAAGCTTTTAGGTAaataacacagagacagagcttCAGACTCAAAGGAATCATGCTCATCTGCTCTCTCTGCCCCACTGCCTCCAAACTGTTAGCATGTATCAGTCTGATGCCTGGTAGTTTATAAGAGGGGAAATAATCCTTTGATCTATCTTGTTTCAAAGAATGGTTCTCACTGCATGGTGCTATGAGTGTCTGCTGAGCAGCAACATCCCAAAAATGGACATAAACCATGCAGCTCTTATGGTGTTCTATCAATAGTGGattataataaaatgtaattggCACTTAGGAAACTCTTCCACTTCTTGTTGATTTCCTTTGAGGAAATCATCACtttgtatatattttgtaatGCACCAGGCTTACATACATACTAATAATACTAATTATATCAATAATCCCCTTTTTTAGGGGTTCATGTTTGGAAGTCATTGCATTCATTCTCTCTCCGTCTGAAAGCAGAAGTGGGACTATTTCAAGGTTTTGACAGTATGacctgtcacttcctgttcagcTGTTTATGCGGGTGCATAGGCAGCTTTTCGCAGAAACATCTAGTGCCAATATTTTCAGCTAGCACTTCCTCttgagaaaatgtgtgtaagtgtgtaaatAACCCTCCTCTAATAAACTGAGCGGTGAAGTTTACTGCACATTCAGCCACCGTCCTATTCCTGCAGGCCTCAAAGTTCTTATTTATCACTGCTGTGGCTCTTATAGACCTCTGAAAAGAGGTTTAATTAGATTACAAATCTGAATTGACTGATGGTATTGATTAAGCACAAGGGTTAATTGATCATTTTGAggcctcctcacagctctgctaacatgcacatgcagttcTGATTTTTAAATTTAACATCCTTGGTTTCTCAGGCCCAGTAAATGGATGATATCAACTAAACATAGGGCCTTTTTATGTAGTGGGCAAGTACAAAACAAAGGTCTCTTGGGTTTCTTTTCCAACTTCCAGAAAGTTTTTTGCAGTTTTACATTCTAATAGTGCAAACATGTCCTCCAGTTTCTGGCTTACACCTTACAGCCACAAGAGGCCGTTTGTGTTGCCTTCTTATCACCCATCTTAATACATGATAAGACTCTTTCTGGCCTACCACCCCTGTAGGTAAAACATGTGATGATAACAATGCAGCTGCAACACTCATGTGgttgccattttgacagtgatggtgACATCATTAGAAAGAAGTATAGTAGTGTGTGTAGACTACGGGGTTACACCATTATAACAATTCAAACCAGCATACATGGTCATGCTGCTAGAAACACTCAACACTTAACAGTGGAACAGTGAACTAAATTAATATTACACTATTACTCTCAGTCTTCAACAACTCCTCTAAATTTCCTtcagttgtaaaaaaaaaagtccctaTTCTTACAAGCATCAGCATGACATCCATGCTCAGAAATGAGTGTCTGCGTGTCGAACAGTGCTTGTGTCCGGCAGCAGCTGTAGACTGGCATGTTTTCGTCACAGATGATCAGGCGTATGCACGGTGACAAAAACTGGACCTGAACTCCTGTCCAGATGAATCAGCGGGTGCGCTCATGTAGAAAAGTCCTCTCCCTGGTGAATACCCagttcctctcctcctcctcctctcaagCTTTAAGCCTTGCATCAGGACAAACCACTCCCCCCCTACTCTCACTCCACCCTCTGCTCTTtccttttcccctctctctaaCCTCCGTTTCCCCCTCTTGGTTTCTCCTCCTGCATCCACCaacccctcttcctcttctctttctccctctcttccacacagtttattttgatttttttaaatgtcactgtCTCTGTATTACTGGCTGGTTCACCACACTCGTCTGTCTGTTTGGTATTTTGTCTGAAAAAGACTACAGTTATGAGTGTTTGcgtccacacacacctgtatcaGACTGACAGAGTACACCAGGCGTTTGTTGTCACTGTGTCTATGAATCAGAGCTGGCAGAGCATGAGTATGAACATGTAAAatccagcacacagagctgcagtcagaacGCTACTGTACCCTTCATTACCACAATGCCACCACACTGAAAATAACTGCACACTTTTATGTTTTAGTGTTTTCCAGCCTCTCTCAGTGAACTCTGTACACACAGCCTAGGTTCCACCCCCACATGCAAATAcccctctgtgttgtgttttctatGATTTCCCCATTTGTCGAGTTCTGATTTCCTATAAAAGGCTTCAGTGTAAGTGAATTGACAATATCAGTGAAGCAAATACCAGCAAGTATTCTTCTACTTTCTGGATCACTTGTTCGTAATATATACTGaataacacagagagagaaagattcTGTTTTCGCTTGTATAAAACACTGCAGTGGAAGCAGAGCCTTTTCACCTGTTCTTTGCAAGTCACTACAGAGCTGCTGCCATGATTGTGTTTCACCAAGAACCATGATTGATTGTTTAACTGAGTCGCACTGTAGCCAGGGAGAGGTTTTGTCTTACTAGTTAAAGGGtaagacaagtgtgtgtgtgtgtgtgtaaaagcatTGTGAGCAGAAACTAGGCAACATATCACCATCTAAATGTTTCTTCACCTTTACCTCAGCTATTACATTCATCATTCACATTTAGAACATATATACAATGTAAATTAAGGGAAAGTTCAAGATATATGAGTCCTGCACTGAACATGTTAAAGGTCAGATAGAAAGCCAAAAGACACTAAAGCAAAAAGTGAGCTTTACTTGACAAAATGCAGGTTTAAGGTTACAAAAACcgacaaataaaacacagagagcagcctgAGGCAGGATCTGACACTCAGAGAAAGGTTCAAAACCAAAGAACACAAGAGAGGCACACTATGACTATGGGCGAGTTTGGGTAATATTTGCTACAGATGAGGCAAAAAGggagataagataaaacttgaTCAGTTGATCCTGGAGGAAATTCTTTAaacaaaggcactgctgggatttgaacccaggatttcctgtttactagacaggcactttgaccaactaagccacagcaCCTGATCTGAACCATACAGAAGCACCTTGTTGTTTGCAGGCAAACACTACCAGTCAATGCAACCACTGACTACACAACTGGTGACGGCGCACAATACACATGATCATATGTTACAATTTGGGAAGCACAATAAACACGTGTGATGTcttgtgttttaaaataaactggGTAGTTAGCTTTAGCTAGCATAAAGACTGCAAGCAGCAGGGCAGCCAACTGCCTGCTTTTGAGTTGTATGGTCTCCAGTGGATGCAGCCTGCTGATGTCTAATCCCCTGATACTGCATCTTTAAAGGTTTGTGGCAATTTAATTAAATGAACAGTATAAAATTCATGGTGATGCACCCCTTCATCACGAGGTGACAATCTGTGAAAGCTTGGTAAGAAATATATGCGTGATTTTGCCCAGAAAAGGATTTTAACATTCATGTTGGCTGAGTTATCCTGGGGCAGTGCAGTAAGTGCTTCTGTGTCAGCATTACATGTTGCCTACTCTGTTGTTTAGTGTATACATGAGTGTCAACATGGTCTGTCTGTCATAGTTTGTAGTCATTTTGTGTACTTAGTTCACAGGTGTTATAcattggtatgtgtgtgtgtgtgtgtgttttttttgtctgtttgtttgttgtttttgtttttagtctttGGATTTATCCCGGCTTTCCTATCTCCTTTCCCGGGTCGTGGAGACTGGGGACGTTGTGACCTCCCAGTTACCTTGTCTCAGTGAAGCCCTCAGTGATCAAAATAAGTTCCACATGTAAAGCCCCAGCAATCAAGAGCAGCTTCTGAGGCATCTTTTATTAACAGCAGCATTAAATATTCACCCAGAGTGTCAGTCGCCCCCTCCACACCCTCCATTACTATGATTCTTCAGAAACAGAAGGAGTCCTGTAGGTCCTGACATGCATCACCTCCTTATCCTTAAAGGGCATAAATAGTCATTCTGATTCTTTTCACTAGTGTATAACTTTCACAAACCATGGGGTGGGGGAGGAGAGACCACCCACCTGCAGctgaggaagagagccattagCATCTGATACAAATCAGAGCAAACACAACTATATGAATCAAAGAAGAGACAGGGTTGGAAAGTGTGCTGGTTTTACTCCACTGTAGATGCAGGAATTCAGAACATAAAGAATAACATGAAGGTTCTACATGTGAGAAAATGCTTGTGCCATTGTGAATAATGGACATCCTCACCCTCTATTCATGCATGAGCAGGCATCCTGGGTATCCtgcactgtcacacacatatatatttttctgtGCATAAGAAATGATTACATAACATTAAATTGTCTAGCAGAGAGTAAAATTACAGTAATGTTGAACTAAAGGGCAGATCCATGCATCACTCagaaaacacatgtttattGTTGGTTAAAATGCACAATGTATATATGTTTGTTCTCTTACcaagtgtgttttcatgtgatcATTCAGGAGGATGTTCCCCTTCCTGAGCTTCAACATCAGCGTTCTGGATCCATCTGCCCACTATAATGTCTATGTGGATGTGGTTCTGGCTGATCAGCACCACTGGAGGTACCAGGGCGGCAAGTGGGTCCAGTGTGGGAAAGCTGAGGGCAACATGCCAGGTACAATGACACACAATATACTACTACTGACTTTAATTACTGAAGAGAGCAGATCGCTTAAGACATGATGCAGTGTTTTCTAAGAGAAACTGCTTTAATGAGTGCTATCATTTATAATTATAATACACTTACCACCTGTAAGAAGAAGTAATGAGGAAAAGGTTCAGCCTCATGTTCTccgttgggggggggggggggggggttcggCTCCAGTTGCTGAAGTGTTAAACTCTGGTCAGTTATTGATAGGCGGGCCTTCAGCTTAGTATATACAACACTGAATATGTTGAGGAAGTGGTTTACTGTAGCAAATGTCTGTGCATAATATAAAGCATCCAAGATGTGATGCACAATCATGCACCAGTAGACTGCAAGGGTTTTGTGGACAGTTTGGTATTGCTTTTGCTGTCAGCAGCTCATTACAGAGAGTTGCTCTTCTGTGCAACTTAAATTGttgattttttaaatgttggttAAGAGCAGATTATTTGGTGCTCTATTTTTCAGCAGCATTAGCTTTATTTAACACAGTTCTGTTAGACTGATAGCACTAATTCACCTAACGTCTGTTAAATCGTgtttctatttataaaactataaaaataaaacagtggaaATGTATTCCTGTActccctcttctttctttctttcattcattctttcttcctcttcacaCCTTGGTTGACGATAGACAAAAGTCAACCAAGCTAACATTTAGTGTGTGATAGATGATCAACAAACCACAATtataaaaatgagaaaaacagcTAGGTGCTGTCACACATATGCCAGGTGTTGTGAAAAGGTGACAAGGCTTGATGTGTTACAGTTGTGGAAATTGTGGTGAAACGACTTTGCTAAATAAGATCTAATATTGCATTAATGTGGTGCACACATTTTAAGGTTAGCAGGTCATTGTGGTGGTGCTGTGAAAAATCTGTGATTCTATCCTGCTGTAATAGGAATGTAAACAATAGCAACTCCAATTCCTGTAAATCTGCTCTATATAAATCAGATTATGATCTTAATCTGGTGTTATGTGTTTCTGTTATTACTAGAACATGTTTCATTGTTTGGGATTATTGTAAATTGACCAGTTTTACTTTAAATTTACCAAATTTGATGCTACATTTTCTATGCTTGCAGGGAACAGGATGTACATGCACCCTGACTCTCCCAACACAGGAGCTCACTGGATGAGACAAGAGGTGTCATTCAGTAAACTGAAGCTCACCAACAACAAGGGCAGCACCAACAACGTGGCTCAGGTACAGCATCTAAAGTCGGCATACTCgaaaaaaataacactgcaTGTTATAATAATTTCCCTATTATTTTTGTCACACTTAtagataaaatataaataattgtgAAAATATTCAGATTAAGTCTTACCAAAAATCCAGATTATTACATCAGATATTAGATTGTGGCTGTCCCTCTCTGCAGATGATAGTCCTGCAGTCTCTCCATAAGTACCAGCCTCGTCTTCACATtgtggaggtgaaggaggacGGCTCGGAGGATCCCTTCCTGTCATCCAAAGCCCAGACCTTCGTCTTCCCTGAGACTCAGTTCATAGCCGTCACTGCCTATCAGAATGCAGATGTAAGTTAACATAAACACTTAAGATCTGTCTCACTGTCACATTCTTGActtttttatattaataattaTGATAAGAATCACAGATTTGGGCAGTATCTTTCACTGCTGCAAATACACCTCTTATACTCTACAACACAGTGTTAATGATTCATGTCAGAGAGGGAGCTGTACATAGATTTATGCATGCATTTATCAAATATGTATACACACTGTGTCAGCATGGCAAACTATACTGTACATTGCAAGAGCCAACACCACCTCAGCTGACCTGTGCACTGCGCTCCACTCCACTATACTGAACAGCTGCTCAGATACATTGTGTAAGAGTTACACTATTCCAAGTCGCCTAGTTTTGTGCTGTATGTGAGACCACCCACTCTCTGGTTCCAATGATGAACGCTTTCCAACAAGACAGGAACTGGTAGCCTCATTAATTATGAGTCAGtgacctcctctctgtctgctctttTTCCTTTGCCTACATTCTCTCAATGCCCTCCTCCTATTCCCTACCTAGATCACTCAGCTGAAAATAGACCATAACCCCTTCGCCAAAGGTTTCCGTGACAATTATGACACGTAAGTAATTTAGAAAAAGCCTGTATTTGTAAAACTGCACAGAATGAAGACTATCATGTGAACCAGAAACTGTGAAACACTGGTAGGATCACTGCTGGTACTGAAATGTCTTGAGTTCTGGTGTCACCATTTTAATATTGAAATAGATGTAATTTATGCACTGCTGCTGAGCACACTGCAGAGTGTGAGGGACTGTGCGATGCTTGATAGTTGTTTGAGGTTTGGGCAGGAAATAACaccttctcttttttcctcttcttctcacactctcttctcttcccctcctcctccctcctgcctaGGCTCTATGCTCCTCCTGACTCTGATCGCCTCACCCCCTCCCCTACAGAgagccagcagctgctgccaggGAGCTGCTTCCCCCAAGGCTACCTCTCTGAACAGTACATGAGCCCGCTGCCCCAGAGCCGCTTTTATGGCCGGGAGCCTCTTGGTATGGGCCAGCAGCCCAAAGACCCATCCTCCAGCCCAGGTCCCCATAGCCGCTGGTACCTGTCCCCTCAGCAGGGTGTGGCCCCTAACCGGCTTGACTTCACTTCCTCCTACGAGGGGGACTTTGGTGGAAATGGTTTCTACAAGCCCTTCCCCCTCCAGACATCAGCTCACCATGCCCTCACCTACTATCCTGACCATCCTTTTGCATCTACCAGTGTGTCTGTATCAGGAGCCGGCACCGCAGGCTGGAGCACCAGCCGGCCCACTCCACAGTACCTCAGTCATCCCAGTAAACCTGGCCCCAGTC from Parambassis ranga chromosome 19, fParRan2.1, whole genome shotgun sequence includes these protein-coding regions:
- the tbx21 gene encoding T-box transcription factor TBX21 is translated as MGGIGGNLYLSMLNGTETQTFGKNADLSSHLHRGGKDLAEFKMGIQDTRFYYPDSVQSGQDALALPYHSEQAVGGYGAQPGRFYAQTFSSCPYGGVRSPPRSAAGQGYIAATGDGFPTGGKDVYSPPPENYSAGFQHGYQRAPLYPLPGLQVCGKTQALLNNYPLWAKFHKFQTEMIITKQGRRMFPFLSFNISVLDPSAHYNVYVDVVLADQHHWRYQGGKWVQCGKAEGNMPGNRMYMHPDSPNTGAHWMRQEVSFSKLKLTNNKGSTNNVAQMIVLQSLHKYQPRLHIVEVKEDGSEDPFLSSKAQTFVFPETQFIAVTAYQNADITQLKIDHNPFAKGFRDNYDTLYAPPDSDRLTPSPTESQQLLPGSCFPQGYLSEQYMSPLPQSRFYGREPLGMGQQPKDPSSSPGPHSRWYLSPQQGVAPNRLDFTSSYEGDFGGNGFYKPFPLQTSAHHALTYYPDHPFASTSVSVSGAGTAGWSTSRPTPQYLSHPSKPGPSLGWFRPISSSSSSSSSSTSPGNPRLHPPSLLEPLQPPPLLQDKPKDTVGVVAEDPWLETPSVKSADSADSGLFEGGVGDNKKRRVSPYTSSTENSPPPRSGEVCEKDSNSDADYYGYYTH